In Synechococcus sp. CB0101, a genomic segment contains:
- the ccsB gene encoding c-type cytochrome biogenesis protein CcsB yields the protein MTDPVLALGLGAFALLLLALPLAFWSVSGGGQGSQAVRWMVAAANLALTAQLVLRWWQSGHFPISNLYESLCFLAWACTLTQLLVERSYPSPIVAAAATPMGLGCVAFASFALPDQLQQAAPLVPALRSSWLVMHVSVIMVSYAALLVGSLLSLAVLFTDRGQQLELRSSSIGSGSFRQASLATEGGVPAGLQLSSATISLSEQLDSLSYRTITVGFLLLSIGIVSGAVWANEAWGSWWSWDPKETWALICWLVYAAYLHTRLSRGWQGRRPAMVAVAGLVVICVCYIGVNLLGIGLHSYGWFLSA from the coding sequence GTGACCGATCCGGTTTTGGCCCTTGGCCTCGGTGCCTTTGCCTTGCTGCTGCTGGCGCTTCCACTGGCCTTCTGGAGTGTGAGTGGCGGTGGCCAGGGCAGTCAGGCGGTGCGTTGGATGGTGGCGGCGGCCAACCTGGCCCTCACGGCCCAGCTGGTGCTGCGTTGGTGGCAGTCGGGGCATTTCCCGATCAGCAACCTCTACGAATCGCTCTGCTTCCTGGCCTGGGCCTGCACCCTCACCCAGCTGTTGGTGGAACGCAGCTATCCCTCGCCGATTGTGGCGGCTGCGGCCACGCCGATGGGCCTGGGGTGCGTCGCCTTCGCGAGCTTCGCACTACCGGATCAGCTGCAGCAGGCCGCTCCCCTGGTGCCCGCACTGCGCTCCAGCTGGTTGGTGATGCATGTGAGCGTGATCATGGTGAGCTACGCGGCGCTGCTGGTGGGCTCGCTGCTCTCGTTGGCGGTGCTGTTCACCGACCGCGGCCAGCAACTGGAGCTGCGCAGCAGTTCCATTGGTAGTGGTTCCTTCCGCCAGGCCAGCCTCGCCACCGAGGGTGGTGTGCCTGCTGGTCTTCAGCTCAGCAGCGCCACCATCTCCTTGAGCGAGCAGCTCGACAGCCTCAGCTACCGCACCATCACGGTGGGCTTCCTGCTCCTCTCGATTGGCATCGTGAGTGGGGCTGTTTGGGCCAATGAAGCCTGGGGGAGCTGGTGGAGCTGGGACCCCAAGGAAACCTGGGCTCTGATCTGTTGGCTGGTGTATGCCGCCTACCTTCACACCCGTTTGAGCCGCGGTTGGCAGGGGCGTCGCCCGGCGATGGTGGCGGTGGCAGGTCTGGTGGTGATCTGCGTTTGCTACATCGGCGTGAATCTGCTGGGCATCGGCCTGCACAGCTACGGCTGGTTCCTCAGCGCGTGA
- the rpe gene encoding ribulose-phosphate 3-epimerase, translated as MSTKPLVISPSILSADFSRLGDDVRAVDQAGADWIHVDVMDGRFVPNITIGPLIVEALRPVTQKPLDVHLMIVEPEKYVADFAKAGADIISVQVEACTHLHRNLAQIKDLGKMAGAVLNPGTPIDTLEYCLELCDLVLVMSVNPGFGGQSFIENQVQKIRDLRRMCDERGLDPWIEVDGGIKAENAWKVIEAGANAIVSGSGVFNQPSYADAITGIRNSKRPVAVAA; from the coding sequence ATGAGCACCAAACCCCTGGTGATCTCGCCGTCGATTCTTTCGGCCGACTTCTCCCGCCTCGGCGACGATGTGCGCGCTGTGGACCAGGCCGGTGCCGACTGGATTCACGTGGATGTGATGGACGGCCGCTTCGTGCCCAACATCACCATCGGCCCCCTGATTGTTGAGGCCCTGCGTCCGGTCACCCAGAAGCCCCTGGATGTGCACCTGATGATCGTGGAGCCCGAGAAATACGTGGCGGATTTCGCCAAGGCCGGCGCCGACATCATTTCGGTGCAAGTGGAAGCCTGCACCCATCTGCACCGCAACCTGGCTCAGATCAAAGACCTGGGCAAGATGGCCGGCGCCGTGCTGAACCCCGGCACCCCGATCGACACCCTCGAGTACTGCCTCGAGCTGTGTGACCTGGTGCTGGTGATGAGCGTGAACCCCGGCTTCGGCGGTCAGAGCTTCATCGAGAACCAGGTGCAGAAGATCCGCGACCTGCGCCGCATGTGCGATGAGCGGGGCCTTGATCCCTGGATCGAAGTGGATGGCGGCATCAAAGCTGAAAACGCCTGGAAGGTGATCGAAGCTGGCGCCAACGCCATCGTGAGCGGCTCCGGCGTGTTCAACCAGCCCAGCTACGCCGATGCGATCACCGGGATTCGCAACAGCAAGCGCCCCGTGGCCGTAGCAGCCTGA
- the lptB gene encoding LPS export ABC transporter ATP-binding protein, with protein MSLVLDHVALTIGGRPLVKQVSLNLNPGEVVGLLGPNGAGKTTTFNLVTGLLRPDSGAVVMDGESVADLSMPERARLGIGYLPQEASVFRNLSVRDNLLLALQESAAPRGQRSLRVEQLVDDFHLRPFVERRGFQLSGGERRRCEVARALAVGEQGPRYLLLDEPFAGVDPLAVADLQSLIARLRDRGMGILITDHNVRETLAITDRAYILTEGSILASGPSREMANDPLVRRHYLGEDFRL; from the coding sequence ATGAGTTTGGTGTTGGATCACGTCGCCCTCACGATTGGAGGGCGGCCCCTGGTGAAGCAAGTGAGCCTCAACCTCAACCCTGGAGAGGTGGTGGGTTTGCTTGGACCGAACGGCGCCGGCAAAACCACCACGTTCAACTTGGTGACCGGCCTGCTGCGGCCCGATTCGGGAGCCGTGGTGATGGACGGGGAATCGGTTGCCGATCTGTCGATGCCCGAGCGGGCACGCCTGGGCATCGGCTATTTGCCCCAGGAAGCCAGCGTGTTTCGCAACCTCAGCGTGCGTGACAACCTGCTGCTGGCCCTGCAGGAAAGCGCCGCTCCACGTGGCCAGCGCAGCTTGCGGGTGGAGCAGTTGGTGGATGATTTCCATCTGCGCCCCTTCGTGGAGCGGCGTGGTTTTCAGTTGTCCGGCGGAGAACGGCGGCGCTGTGAGGTGGCCCGCGCCCTGGCGGTTGGCGAACAGGGCCCCCGCTATCTGTTACTTGATGAACCGTTTGCTGGGGTGGATCCCCTGGCTGTGGCGGATCTCCAGAGCCTGATTGCTCGCCTGCGCGATCGCGGCATGGGCATCCTGATCACCGATCACAACGTGCGCGAAACGTTGGCGATCACCGACCGCGCCTACATCCTTACGGAGGGGAGCATCCTCGCCAGTGGCCCATCCCGTGAGATGGCGAACGATCCGTTGGTGCGTCGTCACTACCTCGGGGAGGACTTTCGGCTGTGA
- a CDS encoding LptF/LptG family permease, translating into MQRLQSQWQRVPLMDRWLSSELLGPLLFGVAAFTAVSLSVGVVFELVRKVAEAGLPPLVAMQVLGLRLPGFLVLSFPMATLMATLLAFSRLSSSSELTALRSIGVPTWRMVVPALVVAALMTVLTFVFNDVIVPSANLAAADTLDAALGRSVAAERGDNVVYSRYAQLTSIDEKGRERTGNDLAQLFYSRRFREGKMYEVTLLDFTKAGHQQLLIAKTGIWNDARSMWEFRAGRIVDIDSANNRTTSADFDRYFYPFTKAPLDVGKLPSDAAQMTVAQAWRAEALLEQAGDRKEARRLRVRIQEKFAFPAICLVFGLIGSSLGVRPNARTSRSQGFGISVLLIFGYYLMSFIFSSLGIKGTLLPFFAAWMPVFIGLGGGLVLLKQASR; encoded by the coding sequence GTGCAGCGCCTGCAGAGCCAATGGCAACGGGTGCCGCTGATGGATCGCTGGCTCTCTTCGGAGTTGCTGGGGCCTTTGCTGTTTGGCGTCGCCGCTTTCACCGCCGTTTCCCTTTCGGTGGGTGTGGTGTTCGAGCTGGTGCGCAAGGTGGCCGAAGCAGGCCTGCCGCCCTTGGTGGCGATGCAGGTGTTGGGGCTGCGCCTGCCCGGTTTCCTGGTGTTGTCGTTCCCCATGGCCACGCTGATGGCCACCTTGCTCGCCTTTAGCCGTCTCTCCAGTTCCAGCGAACTCACGGCCCTGCGCAGCATCGGGGTGCCCACGTGGCGGATGGTGGTGCCGGCGCTGGTGGTGGCAGCGCTGATGACCGTGCTCACCTTTGTGTTCAACGATGTGATCGTGCCCAGCGCCAACCTCGCTGCGGCCGACACCCTTGACGCCGCCTTGGGGCGCTCGGTGGCTGCAGAACGGGGCGACAACGTGGTGTATTCCCGCTATGCCCAGCTCACCAGCATCGATGAGAAGGGCCGTGAGCGCACCGGCAACGATCTGGCGCAGCTCTTCTATTCGCGGCGGTTCCGCGAAGGAAAGATGTACGAGGTCACGCTCCTGGACTTCACCAAGGCTGGTCACCAGCAGCTGCTGATCGCCAAAACGGGCATCTGGAACGATGCCCGCAGCATGTGGGAATTCCGTGCTGGCCGCATCGTGGATATTGACAGCGCCAATAACCGCACCACCTCGGCGGATTTCGATCGCTATTTCTATCCCTTCACCAAGGCGCCCCTTGATGTGGGCAAATTGCCCAGTGATGCCGCCCAGATGACGGTGGCTCAGGCCTGGCGGGCCGAGGCCCTGCTGGAGCAGGCCGGCGATCGCAAGGAAGCTCGGCGCCTGCGGGTGCGGATTCAGGAGAAGTTCGCCTTCCCTGCGATCTGCCTGGTCTTTGGCTTGATCGGCAGCAGCCTCGGGGTCCGCCCCAATGCCCGCACCAGCCGCAGCCAGGGCTTTGGCATCAGCGTGCTGCTGATTTTCGGCTACTACCTGATGTCATTCATTTTCAGTTCGCTGGGGATCAAAGGCACCCTTCTGCCTTTCTTCGCCGCCTGGATGCCTGTGTTCATCGGCCTGGGCGGTGGTCTTGTGTTGTTGAAACAAGCCAGTCGCTGA
- a CDS encoding DUF309 domain-containing protein produces MSDSLSEEASLMVDPRFGEAVRLFNAGEWYACHDGFEELWHETQGPCRKVLQGILQIAVAHLHLERGNRRGATVLLGEGLGRLQNAGPDQLGLNLEQLRQQARARLQALQQDQDPTPLAIPRLDANCANA; encoded by the coding sequence TTGAGCGACTCCCTCTCGGAAGAAGCCAGCCTGATGGTCGATCCCCGTTTCGGGGAGGCCGTCAGGCTTTTTAATGCCGGCGAGTGGTACGCCTGCCACGACGGCTTTGAGGAGCTCTGGCATGAAACCCAGGGCCCCTGCCGCAAGGTGCTGCAGGGGATCCTCCAGATCGCTGTGGCCCATCTGCATCTGGAACGGGGTAACCGGCGCGGAGCCACCGTGCTGTTGGGAGAAGGGTTGGGCCGTCTGCAGAACGCAGGGCCCGATCAACTGGGGCTGAACCTCGAACAGCTGCGGCAGCAGGCCCGGGCCCGTCTTCAGGCTCTGCAGCAGGATCAAGACCCCACGCCCCTGGCGATACCAAGGCTTGATGCCAATTGCGCAAATGCCTGA
- the typA gene encoding translational GTPase TypA translates to MSGEHPGTPIRNIAIIAHVDHGKTTLVDALLAQSGIFRDNEAVPTCVMDSNDLERERGITILSKNTAVDYEGIRINIVDTPGHADFGGEVERVLGMVDGCLLIVDANEGPMPQTRFVLKKALEKGLRPIVFVNKIDRARVDPEQAVDKVLDLFLELGADDDQCDFPYLFGSGMGGYAKPDMKTDSETMRPLFDAILRHVPPPVGDPEKPLQLQVTTLDYSDFLGRIMIGRIHNGTIRANQPVALLRDDGSVKRGRISKLLGFQGLQRVEIEEARAGDLVAVAGFDEVNIGETIACPDEPKALPLIKVDEPTLQMTFVVNDSPFAGKEGKFVTSRQVRDRLNKELLTNVALRVEDTDSPDRWAVSGRGELHLGILIETMRREGYEFQVSQPQVIFRTIDGTPSEPFETLVLDVPEEAVGACIEKLGIRKAEMQNMENTNDGRTQLEFVVPSRGLIGFRGEFIRATRGEGIMSHSFLDYRPMQGEFETRRNGVLIAFEEGTATFYALKNAEDRGQFFITPGTKVYKGMLVGENNRPQDLEINVCKTKQLTNMRSAGAEELDTLQAPMQMTLERALEYIGPDEMLEVTPESIRLRKLPVKKPARR, encoded by the coding sequence ATGAGCGGCGAGCATCCGGGAACACCGATCCGCAATATCGCAATCATTGCCCACGTTGACCACGGCAAAACCACCCTGGTGGATGCGCTGCTGGCTCAGTCGGGCATCTTCCGCGACAACGAGGCCGTCCCCACCTGCGTGATGGACTCCAACGATCTGGAGCGCGAGCGCGGCATCACCATCCTCTCCAAGAACACGGCGGTGGACTACGAGGGGATCCGGATCAACATCGTTGACACCCCCGGTCACGCCGACTTCGGCGGTGAGGTGGAGCGGGTGCTCGGCATGGTGGACGGCTGTCTGCTGATCGTGGACGCCAACGAGGGCCCGATGCCCCAGACCCGCTTCGTGCTGAAGAAGGCCCTAGAGAAGGGTCTGCGTCCGATCGTGTTCGTCAACAAGATCGACCGTGCCCGCGTCGATCCCGAGCAGGCCGTCGACAAGGTGCTCGATCTGTTCCTGGAGCTGGGCGCCGACGACGACCAGTGCGACTTCCCCTATCTGTTCGGCAGCGGCATGGGCGGTTACGCCAAGCCGGACATGAAGACCGACAGCGAGACCATGCGTCCGCTGTTTGACGCGATCCTGCGCCACGTTCCGCCGCCGGTGGGTGATCCCGAGAAGCCCCTGCAGCTGCAGGTGACCACCCTCGACTACAGCGATTTCCTTGGCCGGATCATGATCGGCCGCATCCACAACGGCACGATCCGCGCCAACCAGCCGGTGGCGCTGCTCCGCGACGACGGCAGCGTCAAGCGTGGCCGGATCAGCAAGCTGCTGGGCTTCCAGGGCCTGCAGCGGGTGGAGATCGAGGAGGCCCGAGCTGGCGACCTCGTGGCTGTGGCCGGCTTCGATGAAGTGAACATCGGCGAGACCATCGCCTGCCCGGATGAGCCCAAGGCTCTGCCGCTGATCAAGGTGGATGAGCCCACCCTGCAGATGACCTTCGTGGTCAACGATTCGCCCTTCGCCGGCAAAGAGGGCAAGTTCGTCACCAGCCGTCAGGTGCGCGACCGTCTGAACAAAGAGCTGCTCACCAACGTGGCGCTCCGCGTGGAAGACACCGATTCCCCCGACCGCTGGGCCGTGAGCGGCCGTGGTGAGCTGCACCTGGGCATCCTGATTGAAACGATGCGCCGTGAGGGCTACGAGTTCCAGGTGAGCCAGCCGCAGGTGATCTTCCGCACCATTGATGGCACCCCTTCGGAACCCTTCGAAACCCTGGTGCTGGATGTGCCCGAAGAAGCCGTGGGCGCCTGCATCGAGAAGCTCGGCATCCGCAAGGCTGAGATGCAGAACATGGAGAACACCAACGACGGCCGCACCCAGCTGGAGTTTGTGGTGCCCTCCCGCGGTCTGATCGGTTTCCGTGGCGAGTTCATCCGCGCCACCCGCGGTGAAGGGATCATGAGCCACTCCTTCCTCGATTACCGCCCGATGCAGGGCGAATTCGAGACCCGCCGCAACGGTGTGCTGATCGCCTTCGAAGAGGGCACTGCCACCTTCTATGCCCTGAAGAACGCCGAAGATCGCGGCCAGTTCTTCATTACCCCTGGCACCAAGGTGTACAAGGGCATGCTCGTGGGCGAGAACAACCGCCCTCAGGATCTCGAGATCAACGTCTGCAAAACCAAGCAGCTCACCAACATGCGCTCCGCCGGCGCTGAGGAACTCGACACCCTGCAGGCCCCGATGCAGATGACCCTCGAGCGGGCGCTCGAGTACATCGGCCCCGACGAGATGCTCGAGGTCACCCCCGAGTCGATCCGTCTGCGCAAACTGCCGGTGAAGAAGCCGGCCCGCCGTTGA